A window from Salvelinus sp. IW2-2015 linkage group LG5, ASM291031v2, whole genome shotgun sequence encodes these proteins:
- the LOC111963648 gene encoding transmembrane protein 250-like, which translates to MPVIPIPRRVRSFHGPHTTCMHSACGPARTTQLVRTKYNNFDLYLRSRCMYGFLRFLLYFGCSLLTSLLWVALSALFCLQYVSARVFLRLQYKLSVILLLLGHRRLDFGVLNNLFIYSMQVTMFLVGGLGWCFMVFVDM; encoded by the coding sequence ATGCCTGTGATCCCCATCCCTCGGCGTGTGCGTAGCTTCCATGGTCCCCACACCACCTGCATGCACTCGGCCTGTGGGCCTGCTCGCACCACCCAGCTTGTGCGCACCAAGTACAACAACTTTGACCTTTACCTGCGCTCACGCTGCATGTACGGCTTCCTGCGCTTCCTGCTCTACTTCGGATGCAGCCTTCTGACCTCCCTCCTCTGGGTGGCGCTGTCGGCTCTATTCTGCCTGCAGTACGTGAGCGCCCGTGTCTTCCTGCGACTGCAGTACAAGCTGTCCGTCATCCTGTTGTTGCTAGGACACCGGCGCCTTGACTTTGGGGTGCTCAACAACCTGTTTATCTACAGTATGCAGGTCACAATGTTCCTGGTGGGAGGCCTGGGCTGGTGCTTCATGGTGTTTGTGGATATGTAG